The sequence GGTGCAGAAGTCCAGCGTCGGGGCCCAGTAGGCCTTGCCGCCCGCCACCTTGAACTCGGTGACGTCCGTTCCCAGCTTCCGCCACGGGGCCCCGGCGTCGAAATCCCTCGCGATCACGTTCTCGAACGTCCTGCCGACGACGCCCCTGTACGAGTTGTACCTGTGGTAGGCCGTCTCGCGTCTGATACCGCAGCGAATCCCCATCTCGCGCATCATCTTGAGCACGGTCTTGTCGGCTATCACGGTCCCCTCTTCCGCCCTGAGGCACATCGCTATCTGCCGGTGCCCGCAGCCGTTGGCGGTGCGCGAGAAGATCTCGGCGGCCGCCTCCCAGAGCTCGGGGCGCGTGGGCCTCGGCGGGTGCGCGAGGGCGTAGTAGTAGGTCGACCGCTTGAGCTCGGCGCATGCGAGCAGGTGCCCGAGCGCGTGCCCCTCGGCGCGCAGGGCCGCGACCGCTTCGGCCTTCGCCCTGGTCAGAGCCCGTCCCTCTCGACCAGGGCGCGTAATTTTTTTAGGTAGGCCACCTCGGCCTCGAGCCTACGGCACCGCTCCTCGAGCTCCTCCTCGCGGGTCCGCGGCCTCGCCTTGGAACCGCTCGGGCGGCCCTTGGGCCTCGGGCGCAGGGCCTCCGCGCCGCCCCGGCGGTATAGCGCGCACCACTTCTTGAGCGGCGACATCGACATTATGCCGAACGCCGCCATCGCCTCGGTCTTCGTCATGCCGCCGTCGACGACGGCGGAGGCGGCGGCGACCTTCTGCTCGTATGTGTACCTGCCCTGCTTTCCGTCCATGCGCAGCAGCACCTCGCTCCCGAATGCGCGGTATATCTCCTGCCATCTTCTCACGGCTTCCACGGGAAGCGAAAGGGCGATCGCGGCAGATTTATACCCGTGCCCGAGCTCGAAGAGCCCTATGGCCGCCTTCCTGGCCTCGATATCATGCTTCACTCTCAAATCAACGCGCATAAAGAAAGCCTCCCATTTCTCATGTCCAAGAAATGGGAGGCAGTTCACAAGGCAGAACCGGGTTTCTTTAGCAATGCTTGCTGTACTCAGGCAGTAACTAGCAGTTACTCAGCCAGGAAGTCACGCTGGACAGCGGGATCGACCTTGACGCCAGGGCCCATGGTGGAAGACACGGAGATGGACTTGACGTACTTGCCCTTAGCAGAAGAGGGCTTGACGCGCAGAATCTCGGTGTACAGGGCAGCGTAGTTCTCGACGAGCTGCTGCTCAGAGAAGGACTTCTTGCCCAGGGGCACGTGGCAGATGCCGTAGCGGTCGGCGCGGTACTCAACGCGGCCAGCCTTGAGCTCGGAGACCATCTTGGCGACGTCCATGGTCACGGTGCCGAGCTTGGGGTTCGGCATGAGGCCACGGGGACCAAGGATCTTACCGATGCGGCCAACCTTGGCCATCATGTTCGGCGTAGCGATAGCGGCGTCGAAGTTGATCTCGCCCTTCTGAATCTGGGCGACGAGCTCGTCGGAACCGATGATGTCGGCGCCGGCAGCCTCAGCCTCACGGGCCTTCTCGCCCTCGGCGAAGACGGCAACACGAACGGTCTTGCCGGTGCCGTGGGGCAGGGAGATGGAACCACGGATGTTCTGGTCAGCCTTACGAGTATCGATGCCCAGACGGAAGTGAGCCTCGACGGTCTCGTCGAACTTGGCGGTGTCGAGCTCCTTGATGAGCTTGGCAGCCTGAAGGGGGGTGTAGAGCGTGGCGCGGTCGATCTTCTCGGCAGCGGCGTTATAGCTCTTACCATGCTTAGCCATGTGCATTACCTCCTGTGGTTAAACGGGCGTGAGCCCTCCCACATCGTATCGTGTGCCCTATTGCACACATTTAACGGGCGCCCCGGTCGGAGCACCCGCCGTTACCATAAGAAATCGCTACTCAGCGATGGTGACGCCCATGGAACGGGCGGTACCGGCGATGATCTTCTTGGCGGCGTCAATGTCGTTGGCATTGAGGTCCGGCATCTTGATCTCGGCGATCTTGGTGAGCTGCTCCTGGGAGAGCTGACCAACCTTGTCAGCCTGGGGCTTAGCGGAACCAGACTTGAGGTTCAGCTCCTTCTTGATAAGGTGAGCCGCCGGCGGGGTCTTGGTGATGAAGGAGAAGGACTTGTCCTCGTAGACAGAGATCTCAACGGGGATGATGTCACCCTTCTTGTCCTGCGTCTCGGCGTTAAAGGCCTGGCAGAACTGCATGATGTTCACGCCAGCAGCGCCCAGGGCGGGGCCGACGGGAGGAGCGGGGTTTGCTGCACCAGCAGGAATCTGGAGCTTAATGACGTTGGCAACCTTCTTCTCAGCCATGGTCATTCCTTTCGAATCACGAGTGTGAAGTACTTGCTATATCGTAAGCACGCACGTGTTAGAAGCACTCCTGAGATGAGCAGTCACAGAAGAAGCACGCTCGCGCGAACGGACGAAAACTTAAGCGATGACAGCGACCTGGTTAAAGTCGAGCTCGACCGGCGTCTCGCGGCCAAAGATCATCAGCGTGACCTTGAGCTTGCCAGCCTCGGTGTTAACCTCGGAGACCTTGCCATCAAAGTCGGTAAGCGGGCCATCGGTGACGCGGACGGACGTACCGACCTCAATATCAACCGAGGTGCGCTTGGGCGAATCGCCCTTACCGGGACGACGAGTCATCTTGTTGTACTCGTCGCGGGAAAGCGGAGCGGGCTTGCCGTTGCCGCCTAGGAAACCGGTGACGCCAGGCGTGTTACGAACACACGTCCAAGCATCGTCATCCATCTCCATGCGGACCAGGACATAACCCGGGAAGATCTTGGAATCCTTGGTCTCACGCTTGCCACCCTCTTTAATCTCGGTGACGCGCTCCATAGGAATCTCGATATCAAAGATACGGTCCTGCATGCCCATAGTCTCGATGCGATGCTCGAGATCGGACTTAACGCGGTTCTCGTATCCAGAGTAAGTGTGAACGACGTACCAACGCTTAGACATGGTTTAGCCCCTCAATCCAGAGAACAGAGCAAGAGCCTCGCCAAAGCCAGCATCGAGCAGAGCGATGACGACGCCGACGACGATCAGAGAAGCGCAAACAACAACCGAGTAGTTCACGAGCTCCTTCTTATCGGGCCACGTGACACGCTTCATCTCGGACTTGACCGAAGCGAAATACTTCTTGGTGCGGGCGAAGAAACCAGGCTTCTCGTTCTTCTTGGACTTCGCAGCCTTCTCGTTCTTCTTGGCAACGGCCTTCTTGGCCTCAACCTTGGAGTTGGCGGCAGCTTTGTTGGCAGGTGCCGGCTGCTGAGCCTTCTTCTTGTTCTTCTTGTTGGCCATTTGGGTTACCTCCGCGCAATGCGCTTATACATGAGTAAACCGTAAGCCCCCAAGTGGGAGCTTACGGAATAATGACTGGCACGCCAGGAAGGACTCGAACCCTCAACACTCGGTTTTGGAGACCGATGCTCTACCAATTGAACTACTGGCGTATGTGACTAGAGACTAGCGAGTCTCTTTGTGCAGCGTGTGGTGACGGCACCAGGGGCAATACTTCTTGATCTCCATACGATCAGGCATGGTCGACTTGTTCTTGGTGGTCGTATAGTTGCGGCGCTTGCACTCAGTGCACGCAAGAGTAACTAGAGTACGCATGTATCCTGAACCTTTCATTTCCGCCCCGTACGGGCACGAGTTGTTACTTTATCAGCTCCACGTAAGTGCTGTCAATGAAAACCTCGAGTCAATTGGTTCTCGGTGGATCCATTCATATTTGGAACACATCAATGAAGCCATCGAGAGCTAATCGACGGTGCATCCAGGACCATTATCGATCCTCTCGACACCAGCAACGGCTCAATATCCATTGCAGAAAAGAACCCGGCACCCATATAAGTGCCGGGTTCTCTAAGTCAGCTATATCAAAGAGCTAATTTACTCAATGATCGTGGAGACGATGCCCGAACCAACGGTGTGGCCACCCTCGCGGATAGCGAAGCGCAGGCCCTCCTCCATGGCGATCGGGTGGATGAGGTCGCCCTCGATGGTGATGTGGTCACCAGGCATAGCCATCTCGGTGCCCTCGGGGAGCTTGACCGTACCGGTAACGTCGGTGGTACGGAAGTAGAACTGAGGACGATAACCATCGAAGAACGGGGTGTGACGGCCGCCCTCCTCCTTGGTCAGAACGTAGATCTCGCCGGTGAACTTGGTGTGCGGGGTAACCGAACCGGGCTTGCAGAGAACCTGGCCGCGCTCGATGTCCTCACGCTTGATGCCGCGGAGCAGCAGACCGACGTTGTCGCCAGCCTCGCAGAAGTCCATGGACTTACGGAACATCTCGATACCGGTAACGACGGTGTTCTGGGTATCCTTGATGCCGACGATCTCGACGGGCTCGTTGAGCTTGAGCTCACCGCGCTCGACACGGCCAGTAGCAACGGTACCACGGCCGGAGATGGTCATAACGTCCTCAACGGCCATCAGGAACGGGAGGTCGTTGTTACGAGCAGGCGTCGGGATGTACTCGTCGACGGCCTTCATGAGCTCGCGAATGGCGTCCATCCACTTGGCGTCGCCCTCGAGAGCGCCCAGAGCGGAGCCACGGATGACGGGGATGTCGTCGCCGGGGAAATCGTACTCGGAGAGGAGCTCACGGGTCTCCATCTCGACGAGGTCGATGAGCTCGTCATCGTCGACCATGTCGCACTTGTTCAGGAAGACGACGATGTAGGGAACGCCGACCTGACGGGCGAGCAGGATGTGCTCGCGGGTCTGAGCCATGGGGCCGTCGGTAGCAGCGATGACCAGGATAGCGCCGTCCATCTGAGCAGCGCCGGAGATCATGTTCTTGACGTAGTCAGCGTGGCCCGGGCAGTCAACGTGAGCGTAGTGACGGGCAGCGGTCTCGTACTCAACGTGGGAGACGGAAATCGTAATGCCGCGCTCGCGCTCCTCGGGAGCCTTGTCGATGTTCTCGAACGCAGTGAAGTCAGCCTTGCAGCCCTCGGTCTCGGAGAGAACCTTGGTGATGGCAGCGGTCAGCGTGGTCTTGCCGTGGTCGACGTGACCAATGGTGCCGATGTTAACATGCGGCTTAGTGCGCTCAAACTTCTCTTTGGCCATAAAGCCCTCCTCTTAACAGGTCGTCCCCGGACGGGACTTTGCCTTTATACCATAGTGGCCTCTCAACATACTATTGAGAAGCCACCGTGTTACCTATGGTAGCGGTGACTGGATTCGAACCAGTGACGCCACGGGTATGAACCGTGTGCTCTAACCAACTGAGCTACACCGCCGGATGGAGCCTGCAACCAGACTTGAACTGGTGACCTCTTCGTTACCAACGAAGTGCTCTACCGACTGAGCTATACAGGCACTTGACGGGTGGGAGCTATAGGATTCGAACCTATGTAGGCAGAGCCAACGGGTTTACAGCCCGTCCCCATTAACCACTCGGGCAAACTCCCAATCGTTCAAGTATCCGCAGGTCCTTTGGTCTTTTGGACCGCCGCCCCCGCGAACGAAGAAGATAATACGATGCCACCTTGGGGGCTGTCAACGAAAACCTCTAGATACACGGTGCCGGGCGTATCTATATAGCCGTGACCTGCGGTTTTATTGAGTTTGGATATGAAGGACAGTGGTTTTGGATACTGAGGTGACGTTTCCCAAGGTAACACTTTGCTGTAGTGGAGTACACCTTCAGTATCGAACTTCGATACCAGCTTATTTGCACCTATATATAGGTCGAGATCGGGGCTTCCACGCCACGATCGAGCGTGG is a genomic window of Collinsella aerofaciens containing:
- the rpmG gene encoding 50S ribosomal protein L33, producing the protein MRTLVTLACTECKRRNYTTTKNKSTMPDRMEIKKYCPWCRHHTLHKETR
- the nusG gene encoding transcription termination/antitermination protein NusG, translating into MSKRWYVVHTYSGYENRVKSDLEHRIETMGMQDRIFDIEIPMERVTEIKEGGKRETKDSKIFPGYVLVRMEMDDDAWTCVRNTPGVTGFLGGNGKPAPLSRDEYNKMTRRPGKGDSPKRTSVDIEVGTSVRVTDGPLTDFDGKVSEVNTEAGKLKVTLMIFGRETPVELDFNQVAVIA
- a CDS encoding IS3 family transposase produces the protein MTRPGREGRALTRAKAEAVAALRAEGHALGHLLACAELKRSTYYYALAHPPRPTRPELWEAAAEIFSRTANGCGHRQIAMCLRAEEGTVIADKTVLKMMREMGIRCGIRRETAYHRYNSYRGVVGRTFENVIARDFDAGAPWRKLGTDVTEFKVAGGKAYWAPTLDFCTKEIVASDISTTPDMAQQVRMLDELLSKIPEGAAPTMHSDRGWQYQHASYTSRLEAAGIVQSMSRKANCIDNAATEQLFGHVKDEFYRGREWETFEDFKRDLEEYIVHWNTSRRQVRLKGLTPEEFRNQALAA
- the tuf gene encoding elongation factor Tu encodes the protein MAKEKFERTKPHVNIGTIGHVDHGKTTLTAAITKVLSETEGCKADFTAFENIDKAPEERERGITISVSHVEYETAARHYAHVDCPGHADYVKNMISGAAQMDGAILVIAATDGPMAQTREHILLARQVGVPYIVVFLNKCDMVDDDELIDLVEMETRELLSEYDFPGDDIPVIRGSALGALEGDAKWMDAIRELMKAVDEYIPTPARNNDLPFLMAVEDVMTISGRGTVATGRVERGELKLNEPVEIVGIKDTQNTVVTGIEMFRKSMDFCEAGDNVGLLLRGIKREDIERGQVLCKPGSVTPHTKFTGEIYVLTKEEGGRHTPFFDGYRPQFYFRTTDVTGTVKLPEGTEMAMPGDHITIEGDLIHPIAMEEGLRFAIREGGHTVGSGIVSTIIE
- the rplA gene encoding 50S ribosomal protein L1 is translated as MAKHGKSYNAAAEKIDRATLYTPLQAAKLIKELDTAKFDETVEAHFRLGIDTRKADQNIRGSISLPHGTGKTVRVAVFAEGEKAREAEAAGADIIGSDELVAQIQKGEINFDAAIATPNMMAKVGRIGKILGPRGLMPNPKLGTVTMDVAKMVSELKAGRVEYRADRYGICHVPLGKKSFSEQQLVENYAALYTEILRVKPSSAKGKYVKSISVSSTMGPGVKVDPAVQRDFLAE
- the secE gene encoding preprotein translocase subunit SecE, yielding MANKKNKKKAQQPAPANKAAANSKVEAKKAVAKKNEKAAKSKKNEKPGFFARTKKYFASVKSEMKRVTWPDKKELVNYSVVVCASLIVVGVVIALLDAGFGEALALFSGLRG
- a CDS encoding helix-turn-helix domain-containing protein, which gives rise to MRVDLRVKHDIEARKAAIGLFELGHGYKSAAIALSLPVEAVRRWQEIYRAFGSEVLLRMDGKQGRYTYEQKVAAASAVVDGGMTKTEAMAAFGIMSMSPLKKWCALYRRGGAEALRPRPKGRPSGSKARPRTREEELEERCRRLEAEVAYLKKLRALVERDGL
- the rplK gene encoding 50S ribosomal protein L11, translated to MAEKKVANVIKLQIPAGAANPAPPVGPALGAAGVNIMQFCQAFNAETQDKKGDIIPVEISVYEDKSFSFITKTPPAAHLIKKELNLKSGSAKPQADKVGQLSQEQLTKIAEIKMPDLNANDIDAAKKIIAGTARSMGVTIAE